The Coffea arabica cultivar ET-39 chromosome 6e, Coffea Arabica ET-39 HiFi, whole genome shotgun sequence genome contains the following window.
GTGAACTTCTCCTGCTCCCTCAGACCACCGAGAATTGACCAGCGGAGAAACGCAGGGATGGAAGACCGGGAGAATGAGGATGAATCATGACAGGAGTGAGAGAAGACGTATGTTTGTTAGTAGTTACTGGGGGCCCACAGGCCGAATCTCGTCCTTTTACCATTTCCGATCATCCTACGCTGTCCCAGGGAGTCCAACTTAACGTGAACCTTCCCGTCTTGTGGGACCCTTTATAATTCTTCTTTATTAACTTTTCACTCGCCCATTTCCTcctttaaaatatataaaaaaaaaacgaaactAAAAGTTTCTTTGTTACACAGTACATACATACTTAAAGTCTTCCTTTGCATTTTGAcacttctttatttaattttcgCTAAGAGACTGAGCACTTGTTAGATAAACTcgtattttattatatataataagagtaaattttatatatattgatagtgtatacactaataCTATCGATCggtgtagaaaagattaatatatataataatagtACGAGATGAATTGAAttgaaataattataaaattttttagatatatatatatatatatatatatatatatataattaatgaTGGTTAGTGCCCTCAAATTTCCGGCGACCAGAATGCCACTTCCTCCTCCAAATCAAGAATTCGAATCCACAGTTATTCCACtcaaaaaaagggagaaaagacaAGGGGGATAGAAAGAATACCAGAACCCGCCCCTTTTTCTCTCCATTCTGATATTTTGGTACTCAATTAGAAACATTTCTTAACGACAaacatttatattaaattatGTAATGTGCTCGTTCACTGGTCACTAATATTTTTCTCCTGGTGGCCAATTAAAGTGTCAATCCCCACTCGCAAGACGTTAATCACCTTCTTCGCTTCATAACTTAGCAgccttttactttttttattattaactTTTTCCATCAATCGTCATCTTGGTTGCTGGTCTCTCGTAGCAGTCAGTACACGCTAAATTTGGCCGTCTGTTCAGCTAAGTTTCTTTCCCATACTGAGTAGTGAGTAGTATGCTAGTTCTACTATAATCTCTCACTGCAGTCTTCTGCTTATTATCCACTGAAAACGAAGGAAGCAAAGCAATAATGGTGACTCATAAATGCTactattttcttttcctctcgtTGGCTTTTCCACTTCTCATGGATGTAGCCAAAGCCCAGATGCCAGgttcctctctccctctctatcTCTGTGCGTCGTTCATGGGTGATTATTATATTTGGGAGTTTGTGGAGATGCTTTTTTGTCTTGAAAATAAATAGTACTTTTCATGCTCCATTcgtcattaattttttttatattttaattcttttggcAAACTAGTCGTCGTTAATGTTGTCTACTATTGACAGGATTCCTGTGTAACCATACTAATTGCTTTATTTAAAATTGAGTGGGCGTGTGCTTTCATATTAATTTTTCCGTATTAACTTTGGGATGATAATAATCATGGGTTTTGTAGTACCGAAAGGAAATTTAGAAGAAAAGAACCTAATAAAATTTCTAGAGGAacgaatgtttttttttttttggggttgtggggggggggggggggttggaaAACATTTGGTTTTAGGTGATCGCTGTGGGCAGAGCTATTGGATAAACGCCTTTAATGATAAGTCAGAGTGAAAGTTCATATTATGTGAAATGGGTTCAACGTGATTATGTAGTCTGAAGTTTTTTATAGAGGGTTTAGTGGGTGTTAAACCTGCTCCCTGAAAAAGGGGTAGATTCAGAAGCAGTTGGTGAcggttgaattttttttttttttaatcattcaaACCGAAGGTAAAATCGTGCAGATTGCCTGTGCTGATAACTTTCGTTCCATTCAGGGAGTAAAAGGATTAGGATATCTAATAAACACTGGTAAATGGGGATATTTAGTAGGCTTTTAAATCTTAAGTAGTTAATATGCATTTTTCATTAATTAGCGGAACTCTTGCCAATGCTGTAGTATATGGCAACTTCAGTTGGCAACGGAGTTGCAAGTTTAGTGATGGAGAGTCAAGAATCGACTTAACTTGGGCCTTCAAAAGTCCTAGTTTGTGTACGATTTTGGCTAAACTATATGGATTTGAATTCTTGGTTGCAAGAACCATTATTCTGCAGCTAATCAACTTCTAAACTGAATCTCTTGGTGGATCTTTTGGAAGAGATGAGCAAGTTATGAAAGTTTAAATGGTGGTTAGGAGCTTTTCCCATCTTTAGTGATCAGTCTATTACACATTTCTCTCTGAACTTATTTCAATTAGTTTACTGTCTTCTGATTTTAAGGCCTAAAGTCCAAGGGCCCAAGCAAGTTGGCAGAAATTTATGGTCGAGAAAAGAACTGAGAATTGCATCAGCCTAATGGATGATTCGTGAAGCACAGCTCATACACAGTTTGATCCCTCTACTGTGGCTTCAGTGCTTGAATACCATAGAATCCTTGAAACTGTTTGTTCTGGCGAATTAAGGCAACAATAGCATCCTATTTTCTTCCCAAAACATCCTATTCGTGGTGAATAATAATCTGTGGGGTTTGTTGTGAAAACCTAGTTATGAAATTTACTTGGTAATGTTCAGAATTACCTTCATCTTCTAGGTTTTGGTGCTTCTGCAGAAGAAATTAGCCATATATTTTATGTTATTGGAGTGCTCTTTTAAATTCTGTGATAAAAGTAGCAGTTGATCATATGGTTCTGACTGATGTGGCCCCGTGGATCAGGTTTTTTAAGTTTGGACTGCGGAGGCAAAGGTAACTTCACAGATGAACTTGGTCTCCTGTGGACTCCTGATGGTCAGATGATCAGCGGAGGAAGAGCTAATATATCTGTTGCAAATGAGCAAAGAACTCAATATATGACTTTGAGATATTTTCCTGCAGATAACAGAAAGTATTGTTACACACTTAATGTTATGAGTAGGACCAGATACCTTTTAAGAGCAAGCTTCTTGTATGGAAACTTTGACAACAACAACGTGTATCCAAAGTTTGATATTTCACTAGGGCCTACTCGCTGGGCTACGGTGGTTATTTCAGATGCTAGCACTATAGAATATCAAGAGTTAATATTTCTTGCTACTGAACCCACCATTAGCATCTGTTTGTCTAATGCTACCACTGGGCAGCCATTTATTTCGACCCTTGAGCTCCGACAATTTAATGGTTCAATTTATATGACCCAATTTGAGAACGAGTTCTTTTTAAGTGTTTCTGCAAGAATAAATTTTGGTGCTGATAGTGATACTCCAATCAGGTATGCTTCCCATCTTTTTCTGGATTTTGGTTGCAGTAGATTGAAATGTTCTTGACAGGATAGCTATGGTCTTTACTTTCTGTCAAAATTGCCATGCAATTAGAAATCGAAGTCTTTGCTCAGTACTGATACTTAGATTTCCCCCTTTTACCCATCAGGTATCCTCATGATCCATTTGATAGGATATGGGAATCTGATACTGTGCGAAAAGCCAACTATCTAGTTGATGTTGCACCTGGTACTGAAAAGGTATCTACTCGAATGCCAATTGATGTTAGCTCTGGTGAAAGACCACCTGAGAAAGTGATGCAGACAGCTGTAGTTGGAAGAAATGGGTCACTCACATATCGGTTGAATCTGGACGGTTTTCCTGGTTCTGGATGGGCATTCACCTATTTTGCAGAAATTGAAGATTTGGCTCCAACTGCTACCAGAAAATTCAGGCTAGTGTTACCTGGAAATCCTGATCTCAGCAAGGCTATTGTCAATATTGAAGAGAATGCCTCGGGGAAATATCGTTTATATGAACCTGGATACTTCAACATATCGCTTCCCTTTGTCTTATCATTCAGATTTGGAAAGACGTCTGATTCTACAATGGGGCCCCTCCTGAATGCATTAGAAATAAATAAGTATCTGAAGAAAAGCGATGGCTCTTTGGATGGTAAAATGATATTTTGAATATAATTCAATTCATTATCTCCTTTCACGGAATAGCATACAGTTTGGCCCGCGTAGCTCCTTTTACAATGAGGGAGGATTCAGGGCTGTTGAAATTGCTGGCTGAGTTTAAGTCCTTCCTTTCTagatttattttgtgaaaatgCTAATAATGCAGTCTTCATACCTATCTGCATGAATTACAGGACAACTTGTTGCTGGTATAATCTCAGCTTACTCTACTGCTGATTGGGCACAAGAAGGTGGTGACCCATGCTTACCGACCACGTGGTCGTGGATCCAATGTAACACAGATCCTCAGCCTAAAATAACATCCATGTACAGTTCTGTTGGTTTTCCTTTCactttctggtgtttgtttctTGGACCTTGTGTTGTTGATGATATATCTTGTGCCCTGTGTTGATGATAATATTGTCAAATGTATTGTTTCATATCATGTCCTGAAACCATTCGAAAAAGTAAGTCAGTGATTTATCAGCTAACCTTAATATCTGTTTTTGCAGCAAATTGTCGAGGAAGAACTTGACTGGAAGTATCCCTTTAGAGTTAACAAAATTGAGCGGCTTAGCTGAATTGTAAGTTTCAGCTAAGAACGATTTGTATCTGTTCCTATGGTCTGTATCATCATACCTTTTAACTTCTTCTTGCAGATGGCTTGATGGAAATTCATTTTCTGGTACAATTCCTGATTTTTCTGGATGCCCAAACTTGAAGACAATGTaaatcctctctcttttctgtTTTTGTCAGAAGAATAGGGGTTGTAGggaatatattttcttttttccccacaTGCAAGTTATTATTGTCTCATGTATAAAGGCATGCACTTGTGTTATACCAGCGCATGTGCATTTATAGTTCAAGTGGGGAAGTCATGTATAAATGGTGTTGCTTATAGTGATTTCTACTGGTATTTCAGGAATGATGAGATTCTGTGCTTTAACTCCTGTTGGCTTAAttattttgcaattttggaaattttgcagACATCTTGAGAACAATCAGTTGACTGGAGGGCTGCCTTCCTCCTTGGGAGGTTTACCGAATTTAAGAGAACTGTAAGTTTGATACGTGTACTTtgctttgacttttccttttcttgtctgTCAAAGGTTTATTATGTACATCATGGTCGTTTTAACTCTTTCAGGTATGTGCAGAACAATGAGTTATCTGGGACTATCCCATCAAATCTTCTGAACAGGGGTCTGATCTTAAAGTGGGTGTTCATTTTCCCCCCTCTGTTCCTTGTTTCGCTTAGATAATTAATGTCTCCATGTCTTGTGAGGCAATTGCCTTATGCAAGTGACAACTGTGGTCATCTAGTCGGTCCTTATTCAAATAAATCTGTGATTAATATGCTGTGTTAGTATGTTTTTCCTTAATAATTAAGAACGATTACATATATTTTGGCGTGAACATTTTCTGACCTTTTATTTACCTTCCCAGTTTTTGGTGGTGGAATTTTCATGCCTGCAAATTAGATAAGATAGAAAATGGTGCTATTAACTTATTGTAGATCAAATGCCATCATAAATCATGAATCATGACATGTTTGGAAATTGGAAGGTTAAAAGCCTTTTATGCctttattttaatgttttaagctgACCAATATCCATGAACAAGTAGGCTCTTCAAGACATGCAGATGATAAAAGCCCAGCTTCATTTTAATAGACATGTTAATGGGATGATGCTAATGTTCAATGGTATATCATAGCTTTAGGTAGTGGCAATTTAATATCTTGTGTTGGATTTGACTTAAATTGAACTAGCATGATATATATCTGTATCCCCGTTTATCTGAGCATTCTGTTTCTGAAATTCTCCTTTTATATGGTCTTTGTACCGCAATGCTTTCAGCTATACTGGGAACATTGGTCTTCATAAAGGAGGCAGTGCAGGAAATCATAAGAAAATCATTATTGGATCATCAGTTGGTGCTGCAGCACTGCTGCTCGCCACTATTATCTCTTGCTTATTGATgcagaaaggaaataaaaattatGCAAATCAAGGTTAGATGGAAGATTATGAATTATTTAGTTCTTTTTAGGCATGAGAACATTGCTTGCTCATGAGAAATTCGTGAATCTATTTGCAGACCAGCATGAACATCGTTTACCTGGTCAAAGAGTTGTCTCCTCATTGGGTGATGCTGCATCTGAAGTTGCTCATTACTTCACTTTGtctgagcttgaagatgcaacAAGGAACTTTGAGAGGAAAGTCGGCTCAGGAGGCTTTGGAGTTGTGTATTACGGGAAACTCAAGGAAGCGAAGGAAATTGCTGTGAAAGTTCTCACAAATAACTCCTTCCAGGGCAAACGAGAATTTTCGAATGAGGTAATTCTCTTGAATTGGGATTCATTTACTGTTGATGACAGTGGCTCTTGTCTTCTAGTTTATTTACCAAAATCTGTTTGTAAAAAATGAAGATAGTAGCACCAGTGACGTGGTGGTTTCCTTTTCTTCCCCTGGGGAAAAGATGACAACTATTGGAATACAGAAGAAACAGGAGTAATGATATTGCTTTGCAAACACAAATTACTTTTGAAGAACTTATTCTAAATTTTTCTAATGCACAGTTTTATCAACTTTTTTGCTTCCGGTCACAAGTTTATCAACtttgtttcatttttaattaattattcttCTTACAATGATAAATTTCTTTTTGGCTGCATTACCTACAACTTCACGAAAATCCCATGCTCATATATGGCTTAGGTGGCTCTTCTTTCGAGGATACATCACAGGAATCTTGTACAGTTTCTTGGATATTGCCAAGAAGAAGGGAAAAGTATACTTGTGTACGAGTTCATGCATAACGGGACTCTAAAGGAACATCTCTATGGTAAAGTCCATTATTTTTCTGATACAAAGTTGTTCATTTTGGCATGTTTAATCACTTGTAACACCTGGTAGGGCCTATAACACATGAAAGAAGGATCAGTTGGATTAAGCGCCTTGAGATTGCTGAAGATGCTGCTAAAGGTGAGTATGCTAAATATGAATCGTTTTAAATTGACAGGCTTGGTCCTCGTTAGGTTAGCataacaagtcaaaatggttatGCTTGTCTCAGGGATTGAGTACCTTCATACTGGGTGTACTCCATCCATCATTCATAGGGATGTAAAGACCAGCAATATCCTCCTTGACAAGGACATGCGAGCAAAGGTTTCGGATTTTGGTCTCTCAAAACTTGCCGTAGATGGAGCTTCCCACGTGTCAAGCATTGTTCGAGGAACTGTTGGCTATCTAGATCCTGAGTATGACTTTTGTCCTAGACCTTAATCTTCTTTGATTGGCTAATAAAGTGCAAGATCACATAAACTATATGGTTGAACAAATTAGTGATTGAACTTCCAATTTTGTCATTATTAGTCTTTCACTTTTAATCATTACATGTCCTCTTTCATCAAGTCTATTGCTCTAGAGTTCACATGCTGACAGCATACATTCATTAAATCTGGATTATGCCTTAATTAGCAACCAAATGGGACTTTCCAGGGCATTTATGGAAGTGGACTTTTTATCCAAGATTTTGGATGCTTGGCATATGATCTAGTTCACTAGTTATAGATATTATGAGCTCTTATGTCCTACCTAAGAAGTGAGTTTGTTGCTATTTCATCCACCTGGTCATCTCTACTTGCTGAAGGTCCCAGATAATCTTCATTTATAGGACTGACGGTCTTTGTCTACTTCCTATGAAATATAAAAAGAATTGACTTCAAGCATTTTCCCAGTAATTGTTTGGTGAGCTCCTGTAAAGGGTTATAAggtcggttttttttttttttttcaattttttggtattttgggGGCGGGGGTGATGGAAACAATGTAGGACACTGGATCAATATGCACAAGACTATTAACTCTTTGCAATCTTAACTTGAACACCAACTCTCTAAGCCAAGAATTCTGTTACAACTACATGCCCATGAACTGGCAACTTAAATCAGCTGAACAGTTGAATTTGTCGTCCCCAAATTTGCAACTATCTTTCACATTTATTGGTAGTAAACATTGTGACTTAAGAGAAATTGAGAAGCTGGGGTCTTCACAGGTTACTGGGAAAAGGACATCTGTAGATAAAGACAAAAGAGTCAAGTGACTTGATGCAAGATTAAAACAAAAGATCTTGTCAATTGCATTTATCTGCTGAGCTTTCCCTTACCTGAAAATTTTTAAAGTCACACATAGGAGATGTGATTGGAAGaaaatccaaaaaagaaaaagtgattgCACATTGTCTACTTATCCTTTCTTTACCAAAGATGATATTCCTAAGAATGGCATGATTGGTATTTGCAGCATGCTGCTATCACTAATTAGGCTTTTCAAAAGTTCTCCCTCTATATTTCTTCTGTTCGTATGTGAAAGGCTTTGAAGATAGTTGTCTTATGCTTATATTTCAAGCATGACTTCTTACATTCCACCAATCTTATGCAGGTATTATATCTCCCAGCAGTTGACGGACAAGAGTGATGTCTATAGTTTCGGGGTCATTCTACTGGAGCTAATATCTGGTCAAGaggcaatttcaaatgaaaacttTGGTGTGCACTGTCGCAATATAGTCCAATGGGTAAGATCAGTTGACAATAACAGTACTAGTTATGAAATCGATAAAGCACCTCGAAGTTTCCTGATTCATTACATGAGGTTCGACGTTGCTgtagtgagattatatttgagCATATTATACGATATAGCAATTGCTGTTTATCAGAACGAACAATGTTCCTGAATCCGCATTTATTCCCGCGATAAAGAAATTAGCTATAATGGTTTTTACTTCTTTACGGGTTTCatctctatttctttttttaacgAGATTCCAGATTGACAAAATGGATAAAGCACCTCCTTAGAGGACTAATCTGTGTAAATCTCTTTGTTGTCAATTTTTATTCAAAGTGCAATCAGAATTAACTGTTTGACTATCTTGTTGCACCATCTCAGGCGAAGTTACACATCGAGAGTGGAGATATCCAAGGGATCATTGACCCCTCATTGCATAATGAATATGACATCCAATCAATGTGGAAGATAGCTGAGAAAGCTTTGATGTGTGTCCAACCCCACGGGAGCATGAGGCCCCCTATTTCAGAAGTTATTAAGGAGATCCAAGATGCAATATCGATTGAAAGAGGTGCAGAAGCAATCAGGGAAGGTAGCTCAGATGATATATCCAGGCAATCTATTCATTCTTCCTTAAACTTGGGGGGTTCTCTGGACTTGGGTGCAAGTGAGCATTACTTATCAATTGATGAGTCCATTGCACGGCCAACTGCTAGATAGGATTTGTCTACTCACAAGTCTCGCCCTATTTCCCATTTTTTCGGGATAGCTCGAATTTATCCGGAGCGATAGAATATTCTGAGTTTCTCGGCTTCGTTTAGTACTTAATGGCAGTACATATGTGGGCTGTGTAGATTATGAGTTAGCTACTCAATTTATTCCAAATATTGGTCATTGTATTAGCAGAGCAAGATTGGTGGACTGTACCCAGTGGATTATTGAagttttttttctccccttttttggGGTGGAGATGCTGACTCCCTATCACTATGACTATCGGGACGGACAGAATGGACACCAAGTAGTGTGTCACATGCCAAATGCTGCTGGCTCTGTGTATTCTTGCCTAGTTAAACTGTGATGATTTAAATGGTGAAACTGACCCTGAACCTGAAAAGTTGTAGTAGCAGCCATGTGAGATGTATCATGGAGGTCATAGTCCTTGCAGCTTGTTGATTTTTCgtctctttattttattttatttattattgttttctCTATTTGGTGCCAAATGAACGCACTCAAAAAGGAAAGTAAATCTATTATTAATGCTTTAGATTACCATCCGTTCGCTGAATTGCAACATTTTTGTGGATTAAATTTGTTTCGTTGcggataaaataattttttgtgcTAGGACACCAAATAGACGGatccttattttatttatgagtattgtcattattattattatttatgtactctattttctttttttggggtatcttttttcttgttttggggTACTGGAGTTTGAACTCGATACATTCCTTGTAGAACTCAAGATCGACTTACATGGGTTCGAGTCAAAGCGAGCCTTATTGACTCGAACCCGAATCAAGAAGATTTgggaattttatttttattttacaaaaattgagtgaaaagacattaattaaaaaatttcataCAATCTTAAACATTTCGTAAATTCAACAACTCTTGTGGGCACAAGAATAatttgataataataataaattaaaaattaaaattaaaaaactcaATATGGCTCGACAAGTTTTCGAATCTTGCTACTGAATACTCGAATTCGACTCATTAGGGTCTATCAAACTACTCAAACTCGATTACAATCCTAGACCTGAAAATGAatgtagaaaagaaaaaaaaaatccgtgTTACAAACAAGCAAAAAGTCCCAAATTTTGGTGGAGAGAAAGTTCAATAAGCAGGAAAATGGAGAAAACGACAACGTCTGAAGGCCGCACCGGAACTAACGCCTCATACACGTGTTATGAATCAGAAGAAGATAGAGGCCAAAGAGGATGGGGCAGTACACTGTACACtacagtagtagtagtagtactttAATCGCCGCTGCACCAGCAGCGGAATC
Protein-coding sequences here:
- the LOC113692195 gene encoding probable LRR receptor-like serine/threonine-protein kinase At1g67720, giving the protein MVTHKCYYFLFLSLAFPLLMDVAKAQMPGFLSLDCGGKGNFTDELGLLWTPDGQMISGGRANISVANEQRTQYMTLRYFPADNRKYCYTLNVMSRTRYLLRASFLYGNFDNNNVYPKFDISLGPTRWATVVISDASTIEYQELIFLATEPTISICLSNATTGQPFISTLELRQFNGSIYMTQFENEFFLSVSARINFGADSDTPIRYPHDPFDRIWESDTVRKANYLVDVAPGTEKVSTRMPIDVSSGERPPEKVMQTAVVGRNGSLTYRLNLDGFPGSGWAFTYFAEIEDLAPTATRKFRLVLPGNPDLSKAIVNIEENASGKYRLYEPGYFNISLPFVLSFRFGKTSDSTMGPLLNALEINKYLKKSDGSLDGQLVAGIISAYSTADWAQEGGDPCLPTTWSWIQCNTDPQPKITSIKLSRKNLTGSIPLELTKLSGLAELWLDGNSFSGTIPDFSGCPNLKTIHLENNQLTGGLPSSLGGLPNLRELYVQNNELSGTIPSNLLNRGLILNYTGNIGLHKGGSAGNHKKIIIGSSVGAAALLLATIISCLLMQKGNKNYANQDQHEHRLPGQRVVSSLGDAASEVAHYFTLSELEDATRNFERKVGSGGFGVVYYGKLKEAKEIAVKVLTNNSFQGKREFSNEVALLSRIHHRNLVQFLGYCQEEGKSILVYEFMHNGTLKEHLYGPITHERRISWIKRLEIAEDAAKGIEYLHTGCTPSIIHRDVKTSNILLDKDMRAKVSDFGLSKLAVDGASHVSSIVRGTVGYLDPEYYISQQLTDKSDVYSFGVILLELISGQEAISNENFGVHCRNIVQWAKLHIESGDIQGIIDPSLHNEYDIQSMWKIAEKALMCVQPHGSMRPPISEVIKEIQDAISIERGAEAIREGSSDDISRQSIHSSLNLGGSLDLGASEHYLSIDESIARPTAR